A genomic region of Pongo pygmaeus isolate AG05252 chromosome 7, NHGRI_mPonPyg2-v2.0_pri, whole genome shotgun sequence contains the following coding sequences:
- the CFAP418 gene encoding cilia- and flagella-associated protein 418 isoform X3 — translation MGEERMKGRESVLVVTTWAREGETGGITPDKLKGNAKHRESHRHRAETAPNSVPACARPSRTHRVLCREPSWAPGCHEKRCACAGTPNGAGARRVPALPLETTGALVIGGEKARRKMAEDLDELLDEVESKFCTPDLLRRGVVEQPKGCGGDTRSSDRNQAEAKENLRSTETFKKEDDLDSLINEIFEEPNLDKKPSKLKSKSSGNTSVRASIQGLGKSCSPVYLGGSSIPCGIGTNISWRNNMPEFHKLKAKLIKKKGTRAYACQCSWRTIEEVTDLQTDHQLRWVCGKH, via the exons ATGGGAGAGGAGAGAATGAAGGGGCGAGAAAGCGTGCTTGTGGTTACAACGTGGGCCCGGGAGGGGGAGACGGGAGGAATCACGCCAGACAAGCTGAAAGGAAACGCAAAGCATCGCGAGtcacacagacacagagcagAGACAGCTCCGAACTCTGTCCCTGCATGCGCCCGCCCCTCACGAACCCACCGCGTTCTCTGCCGCGAGCCCTCGTGGGCGCCGGGTTGCCACGAGAAGCGGTGCGCATGCGCGGGGACGCCTAACGGGGCTGGAGCCCGCCGGGTCCCCGCGTTACCCCTGGAAACCACCGGAGCCTTGGTGATTGGAGGGGAAAAGGCCAGGCGCAAGATGGCGGAGGACCTGGACGAGCTCTTGGATGAAGTCGAGTCCAAGTTTTGCACACCTGACCTTCTAAGACGGGGCGTGGTCGAGCAGCCCAAAGGCTGCGGCGGCGACACCCGCAGCAGCGACCGGAACCAAGCCGAGGCTAAAGAGAATCTCAG atcaacagaaacatttaaaaaagaagatgatCTTGACAGtcttattaatgaaatatttgaagagcCCAACTTGGACAAAAAACCCTCT AAATTAAAATCTAAATCTTCAGGTAACACATCTGTCAGAGCTTCCATTCAAGGCCTTGGTAAAAG TTGCAGTCCGGTGTACCTTGGTGGAAGCTCTATTCCATGTGGGATTGGAACAAATATTTCATGGAG GAACAACATGCCAGAATTCCACAAATTAAAAGCAAAGttgataaagaagaaaggaacacGGGCATATGCCTGCCAGTGTAGCTGGAGAACTATTGAAGAAGTGACTGACCTTCAGACAGATCATCAGCTTCGCTGGGTTTGTGGTAAACATTAA
- the CFAP418 gene encoding cilia- and flagella-associated protein 418 isoform X1: MGEERMKGRESVLVVTTWAREGETGGITPDKLKGNAKHRESHRHRAETAPNSVPACARPSRTHRVLCREPSWAPGCHEKRCACAGTPNGAGARRVPALPLETTGALVIGGEKARRKMAEDLDELLDEVESKFCTPDLLRRGVVEQPKGCGGDTRSSDRNQAEAKENLRSTETFKKEDDLDSLINEIFEEPNLDKKPSKLKSKSSGNTSVRASIQGLGKSCSPVYLGGSSIPCGIGTNISWRACDHLRCIACDFLVVSYDDYMWDKSCDYLFFRNNMPEFHKLKAKLIKKKGTRAYACQCSWRTIEEVTDLQTDHQLRWVCGKH; the protein is encoded by the exons ATGGGAGAGGAGAGAATGAAGGGGCGAGAAAGCGTGCTTGTGGTTACAACGTGGGCCCGGGAGGGGGAGACGGGAGGAATCACGCCAGACAAGCTGAAAGGAAACGCAAAGCATCGCGAGtcacacagacacagagcagAGACAGCTCCGAACTCTGTCCCTGCATGCGCCCGCCCCTCACGAACCCACCGCGTTCTCTGCCGCGAGCCCTCGTGGGCGCCGGGTTGCCACGAGAAGCGGTGCGCATGCGCGGGGACGCCTAACGGGGCTGGAGCCCGCCGGGTCCCCGCGTTACCCCTGGAAACCACCGGAGCCTTGGTGATTGGAGGGGAAAAGGCCAGGCGCAAGATGGCGGAGGACCTGGACGAGCTCTTGGATGAAGTCGAGTCCAAGTTTTGCACACCTGACCTTCTAAGACGGGGCGTGGTCGAGCAGCCCAAAGGCTGCGGCGGCGACACCCGCAGCAGCGACCGGAACCAAGCCGAGGCTAAAGAGAATCTCAG atcaacagaaacatttaaaaaagaagatgatCTTGACAGtcttattaatgaaatatttgaagagcCCAACTTGGACAAAAAACCCTCT AAATTAAAATCTAAATCTTCAGGTAACACATCTGTCAGAGCTTCCATTCAAGGCCTTGGTAAAAG TTGCAGTCCGGTGTACCTTGGTGGAAGCTCTATTCCATGTGGGATTGGAACAAATATTTCATGGAG AGCATGTGACCATCTGCGTTGTATAGCCTGTGATTTCTTGGTAGTCAGCTACGATGACTATATGTGGGACAAATCATGTGATTATCTGTTTTTCAG GAACAACATGCCAGAATTCCACAAATTAAAAGCAAAGttgataaagaagaaaggaacacGGGCATATGCCTGCCAGTGTAGCTGGAGAACTATTGAAGAAGTGACTGACCTTCAGACAGATCATCAGCTTCGCTGGGTTTGTGGTAAACATTAA
- the CFAP418 gene encoding cilia- and flagella-associated protein 418 isoform X2, translating to MGEERMKGRESVLVVTTWAREGETGGITPDKLKGNAKHRESHRHRAETAPNSVPACARPSRTHRVLCREPSWAPGCHEKRCACAGTPNGAGARRVPALPLETTGALVIGGEKARRKMAEDLDELLDEVESKFCTPDLLRRGVVEQPKGCGGDTRSSDRNQAEAKENLRSTETFKKEDDLDSLINEIFEEPNLDKKPSKLKSKSSGNTSVRASIQGLGKSCSPVYLGGSSIPCGIGTNISWRACDHLRCIACDFLVVSYDDYMWDKSCDYLFFRSGALGHGESGRRQRRRMRAAQVEGTVD from the exons ATGGGAGAGGAGAGAATGAAGGGGCGAGAAAGCGTGCTTGTGGTTACAACGTGGGCCCGGGAGGGGGAGACGGGAGGAATCACGCCAGACAAGCTGAAAGGAAACGCAAAGCATCGCGAGtcacacagacacagagcagAGACAGCTCCGAACTCTGTCCCTGCATGCGCCCGCCCCTCACGAACCCACCGCGTTCTCTGCCGCGAGCCCTCGTGGGCGCCGGGTTGCCACGAGAAGCGGTGCGCATGCGCGGGGACGCCTAACGGGGCTGGAGCCCGCCGGGTCCCCGCGTTACCCCTGGAAACCACCGGAGCCTTGGTGATTGGAGGGGAAAAGGCCAGGCGCAAGATGGCGGAGGACCTGGACGAGCTCTTGGATGAAGTCGAGTCCAAGTTTTGCACACCTGACCTTCTAAGACGGGGCGTGGTCGAGCAGCCCAAAGGCTGCGGCGGCGACACCCGCAGCAGCGACCGGAACCAAGCCGAGGCTAAAGAGAATCTCAG atcaacagaaacatttaaaaaagaagatgatCTTGACAGtcttattaatgaaatatttgaagagcCCAACTTGGACAAAAAACCCTCT AAATTAAAATCTAAATCTTCAGGTAACACATCTGTCAGAGCTTCCATTCAAGGCCTTGGTAAAAG TTGCAGTCCGGTGTACCTTGGTGGAAGCTCTATTCCATGTGGGATTGGAACAAATATTTCATGGAG AGCATGTGACCATCTGCGTTGTATAGCCTGTGATTTCTTGGTAGTCAGCTACGATGACTATATGTGGGACAAATCATGTGATTATCTGTTTTTCAG
- the CFAP418 gene encoding cilia- and flagella-associated protein 418 isoform X4 has product MGEERMKGRESVLVVTTWAREGETGGITPDKLKGNAKHRESHRHRAETAPNSVPACARPSRTHRVLCREPSWAPGCHEKRCACAGTPNGAGARRVPALPLETTGALVIGGEKARRKMAEDLDELLDEVESKFCTPDLLRRGVVEQPKGCGGDTRSSDRNQAEAKENLRSTETFKKEDDLDSLINEIFEEPNLDKKPSVTHLSELPFKALVKVAVRCTLVEALFHVGLEQIFHGAIESCDVRTQESELPSRQWKQSGHADT; this is encoded by the exons ATGGGAGAGGAGAGAATGAAGGGGCGAGAAAGCGTGCTTGTGGTTACAACGTGGGCCCGGGAGGGGGAGACGGGAGGAATCACGCCAGACAAGCTGAAAGGAAACGCAAAGCATCGCGAGtcacacagacacagagcagAGACAGCTCCGAACTCTGTCCCTGCATGCGCCCGCCCCTCACGAACCCACCGCGTTCTCTGCCGCGAGCCCTCGTGGGCGCCGGGTTGCCACGAGAAGCGGTGCGCATGCGCGGGGACGCCTAACGGGGCTGGAGCCCGCCGGGTCCCCGCGTTACCCCTGGAAACCACCGGAGCCTTGGTGATTGGAGGGGAAAAGGCCAGGCGCAAGATGGCGGAGGACCTGGACGAGCTCTTGGATGAAGTCGAGTCCAAGTTTTGCACACCTGACCTTCTAAGACGGGGCGTGGTCGAGCAGCCCAAAGGCTGCGGCGGCGACACCCGCAGCAGCGACCGGAACCAAGCCGAGGCTAAAGAGAATCTCAG atcaacagaaacatttaaaaaagaagatgatCTTGACAGtcttattaatgaaatatttgaagagcCCAACTTGGACAAAAAACCCTCT GTAACACATCTGTCAGAGCTTCCATTCAAGGCCTTGGTAAAAG TTGCAGTCCGGTGTACCTTGGTGGAAGCTCTATTCCATGTGGGATTGGAACAAATATTTCATGGAG CTATTGAAAGCTGTGATGTTAG GACACAGGAGAGTGAACTTCCTTCCAGGCAGTGGAAGCAAAGTGGACATGCAGATACATGA